In Actinomadura citrea, a single window of DNA contains:
- a CDS encoding MFS transporter — translation MSSSLPPADASIDRRMIFLLALTCGVAVGNIYFPQAVSPLVASGLDVAPNSAALVVTAAQFGYAAGNFLLVPLGDRFPHRPLVVAMLAVTGAAMLGAAGAPGLGALVAASAVAGVTTVVAQVIAPMAAGLVAAERRGAVMGTLLAGSIGGILLARTFGGLAGEWLGWRAPYLIAAAATLAIAVALAFALPATDPPSRQSYPALLAAPLRLLREEPELRRSCLYQATVFGGFQAVWTGLALYLTGPEYGFGAQAVAVLALVSAGTMAATPAAGRQVDRRGPDPVSLVAITGTIAAAGVLALGALGGAPGLAALGAGTLLLEIAMQSGMIANQARIFALRPDARSRINTAYMTCAFLGGSTGSWLGAGACTRFGWTAVCALVALLACVALARHLLRRPDRADHLGNAEAKAPSRS, via the coding sequence GTGTCTTCCTCCCTGCCTCCGGCGGACGCCTCGATCGACCGCCGAATGATCTTCCTTCTGGCTCTGACCTGCGGCGTCGCCGTGGGGAACATCTACTTCCCGCAGGCGGTCAGCCCGCTCGTCGCGTCCGGGCTGGACGTGGCGCCGAACTCGGCGGCGCTGGTGGTGACCGCGGCGCAGTTCGGGTACGCGGCCGGGAACTTCCTGCTGGTGCCGCTCGGGGACCGGTTCCCGCACCGGCCGCTGGTCGTGGCGATGCTCGCCGTCACCGGTGCGGCGATGCTCGGCGCGGCGGGCGCGCCCGGCCTGGGGGCACTGGTCGCCGCGAGCGCCGTGGCCGGTGTCACGACCGTGGTCGCGCAGGTCATCGCGCCGATGGCGGCCGGCCTGGTGGCCGCCGAGCGGCGCGGGGCGGTCATGGGGACGCTGCTGGCCGGGTCGATCGGCGGCATCCTGCTGGCCCGCACGTTCGGCGGGCTCGCCGGGGAGTGGCTCGGCTGGCGGGCCCCGTACCTGATCGCCGCGGCCGCCACCCTGGCGATCGCGGTGGCGCTGGCGTTCGCGCTGCCGGCGACCGACCCGCCGTCGCGGCAGTCCTATCCGGCGCTGCTGGCCGCGCCCCTGCGGCTGTTGCGCGAGGAACCGGAACTGCGGCGGTCATGCCTCTACCAGGCGACGGTCTTCGGCGGGTTCCAGGCCGTCTGGACGGGCCTCGCGCTGTACCTGACGGGCCCCGAGTACGGGTTCGGCGCCCAGGCGGTCGCGGTCCTCGCACTGGTCAGCGCGGGCACCATGGCCGCGACGCCCGCCGCGGGACGCCAGGTCGACCGGCGCGGCCCGGACCCGGTCAGCCTCGTCGCGATCACCGGGACGATCGCGGCGGCGGGAGTGCTGGCGCTGGGCGCCCTCGGCGGCGCGCCGGGGCTCGCGGCGCTCGGCGCCGGGACGCTGCTGCTGGAGATCGCGATGCAGTCCGGCATGATCGCGAACCAGGCGCGGATCTTCGCGCTGCGCCCGGACGCCCGGAGCCGGATCAACACCGCCTACATGACCTGCGCGTTCCTCGGCGGCAGCACCGGATCGTGGCTCGGCGCGGGCGCCTGCACGCGGTTCGGCTGGACGGCGGTCTGCGCGCTCGTCGCCCTGCTGGCCTGCGTCGCGCTCGCACGGCACCTGCTGCGCCGCCCCGACCGCGCGGACCACCTGGGCAATGCGGAGGCAAAGGCGCCTTCGCGATCTTGA
- a CDS encoding bifunctional helix-turn-helix transcriptional regulator/GNAT family N-acetyltransferase: MEATREDVGTVRAFNRFYTGVIGVLGEGLVRSPYSLTEARVIFELAQREDSEVLALRRVLGLDAGYLSRMLARFETDGLVARERAPDDARRQIVRLTQRGREVFAMLDERSVAEIRELLDGLDPAGRRRLLAAMRTVQDVLGERPRRDDFALRPLRPGDLGWVVERNGALYDVECGWDRTYEALVASVVADYVRGHDPDRENAWIAESAGERLGAVFCVRREDDVAQLRLLHVEPQARGTGVGAALVAECLGFAAKAGYAEIMLWTTALQQPAHRLYERAGFVLEEQEEPMERFGDVVHGQVWIRKL; the protein is encoded by the coding sequence ATGGAGGCGACCCGGGAGGACGTCGGCACGGTCCGCGCGTTCAACCGCTTCTACACCGGCGTCATCGGGGTGCTCGGCGAAGGGCTCGTCCGGTCGCCGTACTCGCTCACCGAGGCGAGGGTGATCTTCGAGCTGGCGCAGCGGGAGGACAGCGAGGTGCTGGCCCTGCGCCGCGTCCTCGGCCTGGACGCCGGCTACCTCAGCCGGATGCTGGCCCGGTTCGAGACCGACGGCCTCGTCGCGCGGGAGCGCGCTCCGGACGACGCCCGGCGGCAGATCGTCCGGCTCACCCAGCGGGGCCGCGAGGTGTTCGCCATGCTGGACGAGCGGTCCGTCGCCGAGATCCGCGAGCTGCTGGACGGCCTGGACCCGGCCGGCCGCCGCCGCCTGCTGGCGGCGATGCGCACCGTCCAGGACGTCCTCGGGGAGCGGCCCCGCCGGGACGACTTCGCCCTGCGCCCGCTGCGCCCCGGCGACCTCGGCTGGGTGGTGGAGCGCAACGGCGCCCTCTACGACGTGGAATGCGGCTGGGACCGCACCTACGAGGCCCTGGTCGCCTCCGTCGTCGCCGACTACGTGCGCGGGCACGACCCGGACCGGGAGAACGCCTGGATCGCCGAGTCGGCCGGGGAGCGGCTGGGCGCGGTGTTCTGCGTCCGGCGGGAGGACGACGTCGCGCAGCTCCGGCTGCTGCACGTCGAGCCGCAGGCTCGCGGCACGGGTGTCGGGGCGGCGCTGGTCGCCGAGTGCCTCGGCTTCGCCGCCAAGGCGGGCTACGCTGAGATCATGCTGTGGACGACGGCGCTGCAACAGCCTGCGCACCGCCTCTACGAGCGGGCCGGGTTCGTCCTGGAGGAGCAGGAGGAGCCGATGGAGCGCTTCGGGGACGTCGTGCACGGGCAGGTCTGGATCCGGAAGCTGTGA
- a CDS encoding DUF3817 domain-containing protein encodes MEGAVTRYRILALVVGTLLVLLVIGMILKYGPTDMPALAGVVAPVHGFLYMVYLVVAYDLWRRTGWPLSRMVMIVLGGVVPLMTFFVERRVVRDARELRPAKAEASV; translated from the coding sequence GTGGAAGGCGCGGTGACCAGGTACCGGATCCTGGCGCTGGTGGTCGGCACGCTGCTGGTGCTGCTGGTCATCGGCATGATCCTCAAGTACGGACCCACCGACATGCCGGCCCTCGCGGGCGTCGTGGCGCCCGTCCACGGCTTCCTCTACATGGTCTACCTGGTGGTCGCCTACGACCTGTGGCGGCGCACCGGCTGGCCGCTGAGCCGGATGGTGATGATCGTGCTCGGCGGTGTGGTGCCGCTGATGACCTTCTTCGTCGAGCGCAGGGTGGTCCGCGACGCGCGGGAACTGCGGCCCGCGAAGGCCGAGGCGAGCGTCTGA
- a CDS encoding SWIM zinc finger family protein gives MASSTVAAGAAQSYRYTRPSGLDEGLLGLSTSGGTTSSGPQAHPHFFSGVLTQAAAAAAGLLALADVAQTRYFQPRPTSFRDPVVTCNGDRIRMESFSACGGVYARLDVLEAALDGEVHERGTTNVDVNGPLREALARVGGSDPLHLAVGAGEMAVTTMDGAVVEKKVPLPDRWLRGFAEVQVITAGFDPRGEMSGPEAVRFLRSLPRGGREPLWVVPAGRTLRVAARPSPGAVCLAGADRLRTMLPLLRFAKALRVYGPPVAVGSGPASSVWELELPGMRYVLTLSPQHSRGFSGEGAVLDAVSTDEAAGDADLLGALLSFEPRVEPGLLAERSGLTLARTKAALVQLGTSGRVGFDTAEAAFFHRELPYDPARVADLNPRLRSARELVAQGAVRFTAEDAAVVLTDGGERQVRFDGDRVTCTCPWWYDHRGERGPCKHVLAARMVRREASVEAAR, from the coding sequence ATGGCGAGCAGCACGGTGGCGGCAGGGGCCGCGCAGTCGTACCGGTACACGAGGCCTTCCGGGCTGGACGAGGGGCTCCTGGGGCTCTCCACGTCCGGCGGGACGACGAGCAGCGGGCCGCAGGCGCATCCGCACTTCTTCAGCGGCGTGCTCACGCAGGCCGCGGCCGCGGCGGCGGGCCTGCTCGCGCTGGCCGACGTCGCGCAGACCCGGTACTTCCAGCCGCGTCCCACCTCGTTCCGGGACCCGGTCGTCACGTGCAACGGCGACCGGATCCGGATGGAGTCGTTCTCCGCCTGCGGCGGCGTCTACGCGCGGCTGGACGTGCTGGAGGCGGCGCTGGACGGCGAGGTCCACGAGCGCGGCACGACCAACGTGGACGTGAACGGGCCGCTGCGCGAGGCGCTCGCCCGCGTGGGCGGGTCCGATCCGCTGCACCTGGCGGTCGGCGCCGGGGAGATGGCCGTCACCACGATGGACGGGGCGGTCGTGGAGAAGAAGGTCCCGCTGCCCGACCGCTGGCTCCGCGGCTTCGCCGAGGTCCAGGTCATCACGGCCGGGTTCGACCCGCGCGGGGAGATGAGCGGGCCCGAGGCGGTGCGGTTCCTGCGGTCCCTGCCGCGCGGGGGGCGCGAGCCGCTGTGGGTCGTCCCCGCGGGCCGGACGCTGCGGGTCGCGGCGCGCCCGTCTCCCGGGGCGGTCTGCCTGGCGGGGGCCGACCGGCTGCGGACGATGCTGCCGCTCCTGCGGTTCGCGAAGGCGCTGCGCGTCTACGGGCCGCCCGTCGCCGTCGGGAGCGGACCGGCGTCGAGCGTCTGGGAGCTGGAGCTGCCCGGCATGCGGTACGTCCTGACGCTGTCGCCGCAGCATTCGCGCGGCTTCTCCGGGGAGGGCGCCGTGCTGGACGCCGTCTCGACCGACGAGGCGGCGGGGGACGCCGACCTGCTCGGCGCGCTGCTGTCCTTCGAGCCGCGGGTGGAGCCGGGCCTGCTGGCCGAGCGGTCGGGGCTTACGCTCGCGCGGACGAAGGCGGCGCTGGTCCAGCTGGGGACGTCCGGCCGCGTCGGCTTCGACACCGCCGAGGCCGCGTTCTTCCACCGCGAGCTGCCCTACGACCCGGCGCGGGTCGCCGACCTCAACCCGCGGCTGCGTTCGGCGCGGGAGCTGGTCGCGCAGGGCGCCGTGCGGTTCACCGCCGAGGACGCGGCGGTCGTCCTCACCGACGGAGGCGAGCGCCAGGTCCGCTTCGACGGCGACCGGGTCACCTGCACATGCCCGTGGTGGTACGACCATCGGGGCGAGCGCGGCCCGTGCAAGCACGTCCTCGCCGCCCGCATGGTCCGCCGCGAGGCGAGCGTGGAGGCGGCCCGATGA
- a CDS encoding DUF6493 family protein encodes MTVPADDLQKALDAEDTKQTARVVAELDDDARRAVAKGLPDRLKAMRAASPHGELSHETAQPLLVAGAGTLGGPAAAAAWLCRRDLRPWWAPDGHSRMCAALCEVTSARPDEWRAEVARRVAARIRVSDRETMLWHIAAALAESAGAVPDSDGFVVGWVAERDLPDADDPFLDALVPKLFEVNAVGGALAEDEARLQWDGARRRTWAGALSGLAASGRLDRALLLDGCVSRFLRGGTARDLRWFIALHDALEPTEDETAARVRDYVRLLPAAPSTVAGLALRQVRRVDDRDGLDAALFGEAADAMLFRPEKKLVQAALTWLDRTARKRDRVDATLRAVTAVFGSDALDLRERAVTVAARHSGHASGAVHEEVRAAARDLPAVLREPVAAAFGAVEAAAAPEPPPGPPPFTPREAPAPIGSLDELAEEFAVLLRGAEEWRTSERFLGALVEFAHRDPEATRAALQKPADDLASWITDTDNHAYMRSYVRASWIAFPVQSLLRPPKSPGIVEALASLLKGRSRKSGTVFEPQIERFLTLRRHEIASAVGKAPVLLATPTEGSGHVDPGVLVARLERIEAAGAEPGRADLMQAMLRVPREIDRAAAARARRLESKGGKTLAVWLEDGGLADPAVECAILDKPLASVRGRTIRLPTRVLSTVDVPGDSDIAHLCAFPEDGWTDFGTPGRVASRGFWPSVLPSHREVTAAHLVPYLAGAGEDDLDQGAVMLDLAEAGGPTGAATGTLLACALAHRSQNERADAVEALLVLSARGDLPAAETGTALGRLAGLRRLTLPRAVKALTAAADGGGHAGVWTILAAALPHALPAPGERAVTGVPDLIALATRLAETIGARGAVPGVPDVASRGGSSRLVKEAARLHRTLAT; translated from the coding sequence ATGACCGTCCCCGCGGACGACCTCCAGAAGGCGCTCGACGCCGAGGACACGAAGCAGACGGCGCGCGTGGTCGCCGAGCTCGACGACGACGCCCGCCGCGCCGTCGCGAAGGGCCTGCCCGACCGCCTGAAGGCGATGCGGGCCGCGTCGCCTCACGGCGAACTGAGCCATGAGACGGCGCAGCCGCTGCTGGTCGCCGGGGCCGGCACGCTCGGCGGTCCGGCGGCCGCGGCCGCGTGGCTGTGCCGCCGCGACCTGCGTCCGTGGTGGGCACCGGACGGCCACTCCCGGATGTGCGCGGCACTGTGCGAGGTCACGTCCGCACGCCCGGACGAGTGGCGCGCCGAGGTCGCCCGGCGCGTCGCCGCCCGGATCCGCGTCTCCGACCGCGAGACGATGCTGTGGCACATCGCCGCGGCGCTGGCCGAGTCGGCCGGGGCGGTCCCGGACTCGGACGGATTCGTGGTCGGCTGGGTGGCCGAGCGCGACCTCCCCGACGCCGACGACCCCTTCCTGGACGCGCTCGTCCCCAAGCTGTTCGAGGTGAACGCGGTGGGCGGCGCCCTCGCCGAGGACGAGGCGAGGCTCCAGTGGGACGGCGCCCGCAGGCGCACCTGGGCCGGCGCCCTCTCCGGCCTGGCCGCGAGCGGACGGCTCGACCGCGCACTCCTGCTCGACGGCTGCGTCAGCCGCTTCCTGCGCGGCGGCACCGCCCGCGACCTCCGCTGGTTCATCGCTCTGCACGACGCGCTGGAGCCCACCGAGGACGAGACGGCCGCCCGCGTGCGCGACTACGTCCGCCTCCTCCCGGCCGCGCCGTCGACCGTCGCCGGCCTCGCCCTGCGCCAGGTCCGCCGCGTCGACGACCGGGACGGGCTCGACGCCGCGCTGTTCGGCGAGGCCGCGGACGCGATGCTGTTCCGGCCCGAGAAGAAGCTCGTCCAGGCCGCCCTGACCTGGCTCGACCGCACGGCCCGCAAGCGCGACCGGGTCGACGCCACGCTGCGCGCCGTCACGGCCGTCTTCGGCTCCGACGCGCTCGACCTGCGCGAACGCGCCGTCACGGTCGCGGCCCGGCATTCGGGCCACGCGAGCGGGGCCGTCCACGAGGAGGTCCGTGCCGCCGCACGCGACCTGCCGGCCGTCCTGCGCGAGCCCGTCGCGGCGGCGTTCGGCGCGGTCGAGGCCGCCGCCGCTCCCGAGCCGCCCCCGGGCCCGCCGCCCTTCACCCCGCGGGAGGCGCCCGCCCCGATCGGCTCCCTCGACGAACTGGCCGAGGAGTTCGCGGTCCTGCTGCGCGGCGCCGAGGAATGGCGCACGTCCGAACGGTTCCTGGGCGCGCTCGTCGAGTTCGCCCACCGCGACCCGGAGGCGACGCGCGCGGCACTGCAGAAACCCGCCGACGACCTCGCGTCCTGGATCACCGACACCGATAACCATGCGTACATGCGCTCCTACGTCCGGGCGAGCTGGATCGCGTTCCCGGTGCAGAGCCTCCTGCGCCCGCCGAAGTCCCCTGGCATCGTGGAAGCGCTGGCCTCGCTCCTGAAGGGAAGGTCCCGCAAGTCCGGGACGGTGTTCGAGCCGCAGATCGAGCGCTTCCTCACCCTGCGCAGACACGAGATCGCGTCCGCGGTCGGGAAGGCGCCCGTCCTCCTCGCGACCCCGACCGAGGGCAGCGGGCACGTCGACCCCGGCGTCCTGGTCGCCCGGCTCGAGCGGATCGAGGCGGCGGGCGCCGAGCCGGGGCGGGCCGACCTCATGCAGGCGATGCTGCGCGTGCCCCGCGAGATCGACCGGGCGGCCGCGGCACGCGCGAGACGGCTGGAGTCCAAGGGCGGCAAGACCCTCGCGGTCTGGCTGGAGGACGGGGGCCTCGCCGACCCCGCCGTCGAGTGCGCGATCCTCGACAAGCCCCTCGCGAGCGTCCGCGGCCGGACGATACGGCTGCCGACCCGCGTCCTGTCCACGGTGGACGTCCCCGGCGACTCCGACATCGCCCACCTGTGCGCCTTCCCCGAGGACGGCTGGACGGACTTCGGGACGCCGGGCCGCGTCGCGTCCCGGGGATTCTGGCCGTCGGTCCTGCCGTCCCACCGCGAGGTGACCGCCGCGCATCTCGTCCCCTACCTGGCGGGCGCGGGCGAGGACGACCTGGACCAGGGCGCCGTCATGCTCGACCTGGCCGAGGCCGGCGGGCCCACCGGTGCCGCCACCGGGACGCTGCTCGCCTGCGCGCTCGCCCACCGGAGCCAGAACGAGCGCGCGGACGCCGTCGAGGCGCTCCTCGTCCTGAGCGCCCGGGGCGACCTGCCGGCGGCCGAGACGGGCACGGCGCTCGGACGGCTCGCCGGCCTGAGGCGCCTCACCCTCCCCCGCGCCGTGAAGGCCCTCACGGCGGCCGCCGACGGCGGCGGGCACGCCGGGGTCTGGACGATCCTCGCCGCGGCGCTCCCGCACGCGCTCCCCGCCCCGGGCGAGCGCGCCGTGACCGGGGTGCCCGACCTGATCGCCCTGGCGACCCGCCTGGCGGAGACGATCGGCGCCAGGGGCGCCGTCCCGGGCGTCCCTGACGTGGCGTCCCGCGGCGGCTCCAGCCGCCTGGTGAAGGAGGCCGCCCGCCTGCACCGCACGCTCGCAACGTGA
- a CDS encoding methylated-DNA--[protein]-cysteine S-methyltransferase yields the protein MTETLAFGTVDTVLGRLLVGETETGVVSLHFHDTPAARARTAKAAGLPVVDAPARLAPAQAALRDYFTGDLKHFELPIDWRLTSDVQRQVLSTLYETVPYGQVLTYGDLGERSGTGVHAQVIGQVMGSNPIPLIVPCHRVVASNGLGGYSGGSGVEVKRWLLTLEGSVPATLDWDIDRGP from the coding sequence ATGACCGAGACCCTGGCGTTCGGCACGGTCGACACCGTGCTCGGCCGCCTGCTCGTCGGCGAGACCGAGACGGGGGTCGTCTCGCTGCACTTCCACGACACCCCGGCCGCGCGTGCCCGCACCGCCAAGGCGGCGGGGCTGCCCGTCGTGGACGCCCCCGCCCGCCTGGCCCCCGCCCAGGCGGCCCTGCGGGACTACTTCACCGGCGACCTGAAGCACTTCGAGCTGCCCATCGACTGGCGGCTCACGTCCGACGTCCAGCGGCAGGTGCTGTCGACGCTGTACGAGACCGTCCCCTACGGACAGGTCCTCACCTACGGCGACCTCGGAGAGCGCAGCGGCACCGGCGTCCACGCCCAGGTCATCGGCCAGGTCATGGGCAGCAACCCGATCCCTCTGATCGTCCCCTGCCACCGCGTCGTCGCCTCGAACGGGCTCGGCGGCTACAGCGGCGGCTCCGGCGTCGAGGTCAAGCGCTGGCTGCTCACCCTCGAAGGGTCCGTGCCCGCCACCCTGGACTGGGACATCGACCGCGGGCCGTGA
- a CDS encoding TetR/AcrR family transcriptional regulator: MPKISEATVAEHRARQLRTLLDAARDLVAQEGIDALSLAALARRVGLSRPSLYEYFRSKDDLVAAVVEEELPRWAAVVEDALSGPADLDGKVEAYIRAQLEVMTDGRHAAAVALVEHALAQPALDRIRTGHAQLLRPLAAALEEAGVPEPALRARLIQGLVDAAAVIAQRDPSGAETVVAATLAQAVRGLR, translated from the coding sequence GTGCCGAAGATCAGTGAGGCCACCGTCGCCGAGCACCGCGCGCGCCAGCTGCGGACCCTGCTGGACGCCGCGCGGGACCTGGTCGCGCAGGAGGGCATCGACGCGCTGTCGCTCGCCGCGCTGGCCCGGCGGGTCGGCCTGTCGCGGCCGAGCCTGTACGAGTACTTCCGGTCGAAGGACGACCTGGTCGCGGCCGTCGTCGAGGAGGAACTGCCCCGCTGGGCGGCGGTCGTCGAGGACGCGCTGAGCGGCCCGGCCGACCTGGACGGCAAGGTCGAGGCCTACATCAGGGCCCAGCTGGAGGTCATGACGGACGGGCGCCACGCCGCCGCCGTCGCGCTCGTCGAGCACGCCCTCGCCCAGCCCGCGCTCGACCGGATCCGCACCGGTCACGCGCAGCTGCTGCGCCCGCTCGCCGCGGCCCTGGAGGAGGCCGGCGTCCCCGAGCCCGCGCTGCGCGCCCGGCTGATCCAGGGACTGGTCGACGCCGCCGCCGTGATCGCGCAGCGCGACCCGTCCGGCGCCGAGACCGTCGTGGCCGCCACGCTCGCCCAGGCGGTCCGCGGGCTGCGCTAG
- a CDS encoding oxidoreductase — MGGWTAGDIPDLRGRRAIVTGANSGIGYHTALQLARHGASVVLACRSAERGGAAMERMRAAAPQADLALDSLDLADLASVREFAARHGEAPLDILVNNAGVMAIPRRSTADGFEMQFGTNHLGHFALTGLLLPALRAAPSARVVTVTSGFAWTGRIAFDDLQGERRYRKWTAYGQAKLANLVFAKELDRRVSEVTSVAAHPGYAATNLQQTGPRMQGNTLMEKATGLGNAVMAQSAAAGALPSLYAATAPDVRGGACYGPRLLQYRGSPAKVVTPRHADRPGLGERLWEVSEALTGVTYAGAAA, encoded by the coding sequence ATGGGCGGATGGACGGCCGGCGACATCCCCGATCTGCGCGGGCGGCGGGCGATCGTCACCGGGGCCAACAGCGGCATCGGCTACCACACCGCGCTCCAGCTCGCCCGGCACGGTGCGTCCGTCGTGCTGGCCTGCCGCAGCGCCGAACGCGGCGGGGCCGCCATGGAGCGGATGAGGGCCGCCGCGCCGCAGGCCGACCTCGCCCTGGACTCCCTGGACCTCGCCGACCTGGCGTCCGTGCGGGAGTTCGCGGCCCGGCACGGCGAGGCGCCCCTCGACATCCTGGTCAACAACGCCGGGGTCATGGCGATCCCGCGCCGCTCCACCGCCGACGGCTTCGAGATGCAGTTCGGCACCAACCATCTCGGCCACTTCGCGCTCACCGGCCTCCTGCTGCCCGCGCTGCGCGCCGCCCCGTCCGCCCGGGTCGTCACCGTCACCTCGGGTTTCGCCTGGACGGGACGTATCGCCTTCGACGACCTGCAAGGCGAGCGCCGGTACCGCAAGTGGACCGCCTACGGCCAGGCCAAGCTGGCCAACCTGGTCTTCGCCAAGGAACTGGACCGGCGCGTCTCCGAGGTGACCAGCGTCGCCGCCCACCCCGGCTACGCCGCGACGAACCTGCAGCAGACGGGGCCGCGCATGCAGGGCAACACGCTCATGGAGAAGGCCACGGGGTTGGGCAACGCGGTGATGGCGCAGTCCGCCGCCGCGGGCGCGCTGCCGTCCCTCTACGCCGCGACGGCGCCGGACGTGCGGGGCGGCGCCTGCTACGGCCCCCGCCTGCTGCAGTACCGCGGGTCCCCGGCGAAAGTCGTCACGCCCCGGCACGCGGACCGTCCCGGCCTGGGCGAGCGCCTCTGGGAGGTGTCCGAGGCCCTCACGGGCGTCACGTACGCCGGCGCGGCCGCCTAG
- a CDS encoding glutathione peroxidase, which translates to MSVFDVEIEGLRGGPADLEQYRGKAVLVVNVASKCGLTPQYSGLERLQETYAGRGFTVLGVPCNQFMGQEPGSSEEIAEFCSATYGVTFPMTEKVEVNGDGRHPLYRELVGVPDAEGHTGDIRWNFEKFLIAPDGAVAARFAPQTEPESAEVVTAIEKTVPA; encoded by the coding sequence ATGTCTGTCTTCGACGTAGAGATCGAGGGCCTGCGCGGCGGGCCCGCGGACCTCGAGCAGTACCGGGGCAAGGCCGTCCTGGTCGTCAATGTCGCCTCCAAGTGCGGCCTCACCCCGCAGTACTCCGGCCTGGAGCGGCTGCAGGAGACGTACGCCGGGCGGGGCTTCACCGTCCTCGGCGTCCCCTGCAACCAGTTCATGGGGCAGGAGCCCGGCAGCTCCGAGGAGATCGCCGAGTTCTGCTCGGCGACCTACGGGGTCACGTTCCCGATGACCGAGAAGGTCGAGGTCAACGGTGACGGCCGGCACCCGCTGTACCGGGAGCTCGTCGGCGTCCCCGACGCCGAGGGCCACACCGGCGACATCCGGTGGAACTTCGAGAAGTTCCTGATCGCCCCGGACGGCGCCGTCGCGGCCCGCTTCGCACCCCAGACCGAGCCGGAGTCCGCCGAGGTCGTCACCGCCATCGAGAAGACCGTTCCCGCCTGA
- a CDS encoding LCP family protein, with the protein MTDGWPQGRTRKEGDRVGRSRENSARAEHHHAAYGRDTYGDPYDDPYAGDQLAGGRVDEGGGPRGGAPYRRRRRRRWPRVLGALVAVLLVVVVGGYFYLDSRLKRESVLVDYAGRVADTPGTNWLVVGSDSREGLSKDDQKRLATGFASGRRTDSMMLLHYGSGGTSLISLPRDSYLPIPGHGSNKLNAAFAFGGPKLLVQTVEKATGLHIDHYAEIGFGGFVGVVDAVGGVDICVKENIKDRKAGLNLKAGCQTLDGGQALGYVRTRAFARADLERVEHQRQFFGALMKKATSPGTMLNPFRGVPLAMNATSNFLVDDGDHLYDLARMMWAMKGVSGGNGVTTTVPIGGAGSSASAGSYITWDRSKAATLFGALKQDQEIPSNVITK; encoded by the coding sequence ATGACCGACGGCTGGCCGCAGGGCCGGACACGCAAGGAGGGCGACCGCGTGGGGCGCAGCAGGGAGAACTCCGCACGCGCGGAGCACCACCACGCCGCCTACGGGCGGGACACCTACGGGGACCCGTACGACGACCCGTACGCCGGCGACCAGCTCGCCGGGGGACGGGTCGACGAGGGCGGCGGCCCCCGCGGCGGGGCGCCCTACCGGCGGCGGCGCCGCAGGCGCTGGCCGCGGGTGCTCGGCGCTCTCGTCGCCGTGCTCCTGGTGGTCGTCGTCGGCGGCTACTTCTACCTGGACTCCCGGCTGAAGCGCGAGTCGGTCCTCGTGGACTACGCGGGCCGGGTCGCCGACACGCCGGGGACGAACTGGCTGGTCGTCGGGTCCGACAGCCGCGAGGGGCTGTCGAAGGACGACCAGAAGCGCCTCGCGACCGGGTTCGCCTCCGGGCGCCGCACCGACTCGATGATGCTGCTGCACTACGGCTCCGGGGGGACGTCCCTCATCAGCCTGCCGCGCGACTCCTACCTCCCGATCCCCGGGCACGGCTCGAACAAGCTGAACGCGGCCTTCGCCTTCGGCGGGCCCAAGCTGCTCGTGCAGACCGTGGAGAAGGCCACCGGGCTCCACATCGACCACTACGCCGAGATCGGCTTCGGCGGCTTCGTGGGCGTGGTGGACGCCGTCGGCGGCGTCGACATCTGCGTCAAGGAGAACATCAAGGACCGCAAGGCGGGCCTGAACCTCAAGGCCGGATGCCAGACGCTGGACGGCGGCCAGGCGCTCGGCTACGTCCGGACCCGGGCCTTCGCCCGCGCCGACCTCGAACGCGTGGAGCACCAGCGGCAGTTCTTCGGCGCGCTGATGAAGAAGGCCACGAGCCCGGGCACGATGCTCAACCCGTTCCGCGGTGTCCCGCTGGCCATGAACGCCACCAGCAACTTCCTGGTGGACGACGGCGACCACCTGTACGACCTGGCCCGCATGATGTGGGCGATGAAGGGCGTCAGCGGCGGGAACGGCGTCACGACCACCGTCCCGATCGGGGGCGCCGGAAGCTCGGCCTCCGCCGGGTCCTACATCACCTGGGACAGGTCCAAGGCGGCCACGCTCTTCGGCGCGCTGAAGCAGGACCAGGAGATCCCCTCGAACGTCATCACGAAGTGA